The proteins below are encoded in one region of Pacificitalea manganoxidans:
- a CDS encoding TetR/AcrR family transcriptional regulator — translation MSNEQQQTDRAGQGSRAAQKTPKGEQAKRAILAATKELVARKGPHATSVRDVTEASGANVAAVTYYFGSKDALIAAAIDDITGAVNARRLARLDMTLTASQGAALAGEAILRALIEPIGEVSRAEDGGSLYLRMLYHMRIQPQDPLAQASFARNDHVAQRFISEMARTFPHLTRDDLIWRYEFARGAAVHLLSDMDPLVRRIELLGAREDGAELSDRVFDRVIGLIIGGFAPADRVPSRF, via the coding sequence ATGAGCAACGAGCAGCAGCAGACCGACAGGGCCGGGCAGGGCAGTCGCGCGGCGCAGAAAACCCCCAAGGGCGAGCAGGCCAAGCGCGCGATCCTCGCCGCGACCAAAGAGCTTGTCGCCCGCAAGGGGCCGCATGCCACATCGGTGCGCGATGTGACCGAAGCCTCGGGCGCCAATGTCGCGGCGGTCACCTATTACTTCGGCTCCAAGGATGCGCTGATCGCGGCGGCGATAGATGACATCACGGGCGCGGTGAATGCCCGGCGGCTGGCCCGGCTGGATATGACCCTGACCGCATCCCAAGGTGCTGCGCTGGCGGGCGAGGCGATCCTGCGCGCGCTGATCGAGCCGATCGGCGAGGTGTCGCGCGCCGAGGATGGCGGCAGCCTTTATCTGCGGATGCTGTATCATATGCGCATCCAGCCGCAGGATCCGCTGGCGCAGGCAAGTTTCGCCCGCAACGACCATGTGGCGCAGCGCTTCATCTCCGAAATGGCGCGGACCTTCCCGCATCTGACCCGGGACGATCTGATCTGGCGCTATGAATTCGCGCGCGGTGCGGCGGTGCATCTGCTGTCGGATATGGACCCGCTGGTGCGCCGGATCGAGTTGCTGGGCGCGCGCGAGGACGGGGCCGAACTGTCGGACCGGGTGTTTGACCGGGTGATCGGGCTTATCATCGGCGGCTTTGCCCCCGCCGACCGCGTGCCAAGCAGGTTCTGA
- a CDS encoding transporter substrate-binding domain-containing protein, with the protein MFQMKWTGIAALACATAISAATAHAADIAEVKADGYKVALDGTFAPHAMPTMSGGIEGFNVDLAAAMAEKLGVPVDVTAAQFSGLLPALQAGTYDFIAAPTTVTEERAANLLFTEGFMDTNFSFVVPAGTEPKTTLDDFKGLTIAANKGSVYESWLTERAGDYGWEVISFGTQTDAVEAVASGRADANLAGMTGAAWAAKKNPRVDLSVEVDTGLVWALPFRTDDAATRNLIDSVIECLKTDGTMAALSEKWFGVTPEEGRTIVTPTPGYGTPGFAGYDETAHEVGCTF; encoded by the coding sequence ATGTTTCAGATGAAATGGACCGGCATCGCCGCGCTTGCCTGCGCCACTGCGATCAGCGCCGCGACTGCCCATGCCGCCGATATCGCCGAGGTTAAGGCCGACGGCTATAAGGTCGCGCTGGATGGCACCTTTGCGCCGCATGCCATGCCCACGATGTCCGGCGGCATCGAAGGCTTCAACGTCGATCTGGCAGCGGCGATGGCCGAAAAGCTGGGCGTGCCGGTGGATGTGACCGCCGCGCAATTTTCGGGTCTGCTTCCCGCTTTGCAGGCTGGCACCTATGACTTCATCGCCGCCCCGACCACGGTGACCGAAGAGCGCGCCGCGAACCTGCTGTTCACCGAAGGCTTCATGGACACCAACTTCAGCTTCGTGGTGCCCGCAGGCACCGAGCCGAAGACGACGCTCGATGATTTCAAGGGTCTGACCATCGCTGCCAACAAGGGGTCGGTCTACGAATCGTGGCTGACCGAACGCGCTGGCGACTACGGCTGGGAGGTGATCTCTTTCGGCACCCAGACCGATGCGGTCGAGGCCGTGGCGTCAGGCCGGGCGGATGCCAACCTTGCCGGGATGACCGGGGCTGCATGGGCGGCCAAGAAGAACCCCCGCGTCGATCTGTCGGTGGAGGTCGATACCGGCCTTGTCTGGGCGCTGCCGTTCCGCACCGATGACGCCGCCACCCGCAACCTGATCGACAGCGTGATCGAGTGCCTGAAGACCGACGGCACCATGGCCGCCCTGTCCGAGAAATGGTTCGGCGTCACCCCCGAGGAAGGCCGCACCATCGTCACCCCGACCCCCGGCTACGGCACGCCGGGCTTCGCCGGGTATGACGAAACCGCGCATGAGGTCGGCTGCACCTTCTAA
- a CDS encoding amino acid ABC transporter ATP-binding protein, which yields MLEVIALEKRFGETDVLKSIDLTVHAGELVFVIGPSGSGKSTMLRCCNRLEEPTSGAIMVDNERITDITRHDLDRMRLKVGMVFQGFHLYPHMSVLKNVMLAQVKALKRSKPEAEARAMDMLDQVGLAHKAAAMPAELSGGQQQRVAIARALALDPKVMLFDEPTSALDPELVGSVLRVMKQLREAGMTMVVVSHEMEFAREAADRVVFMDGGYVVEQGTPEEIFGAPKSDRLKSFLSRVSGHAPGARSAEHSDARPAAPQPEPAV from the coding sequence ATGCTGGAAGTCATCGCGCTGGAGAAACGCTTTGGCGAAACGGATGTGCTCAAATCCATCGATCTGACCGTGCATGCCGGGGAACTGGTCTTTGTCATCGGGCCGTCGGGGTCCGGCAAATCGACGATGCTGCGGTGCTGCAACCGGCTGGAAGAGCCGACCTCCGGCGCGATTATGGTCGATAACGAACGGATCACCGATATCACCCGTCATGATCTGGACCGGATGCGGCTGAAGGTCGGGATGGTGTTTCAGGGGTTCCACCTCTACCCGCATATGAGCGTGCTGAAAAACGTGATGCTTGCGCAGGTGAAAGCCCTGAAGCGCAGCAAGCCCGAGGCCGAAGCCCGCGCGATGGATATGCTGGATCAGGTCGGTCTGGCGCATAAGGCCGCCGCGATGCCTGCGGAATTGTCGGGCGGACAGCAGCAGCGCGTGGCGATCGCGCGGGCGCTGGCGCTCGATCCGAAAGTGATGCTGTTCGATGAGCCGACCTCCGCGCTCGATCCCGAACTGGTGGGGTCGGTGCTGCGGGTGATGAAACAGCTGCGCGAGGCCGGCATGACCATGGTCGTGGTCAGCCACGAGATGGAATTTGCGCGCGAGGCTGCCGACCGGGTGGTGTTCATGGATGGCGGCTATGTCGTCGAGCAGGGCACGCCGGAGGAAATCTTTGGCGCGCCGAAGTCGGATCGGTTGAAAAGCTTCCTGTCGCGGGTGTCGGGCCATGCGCCCGGTGCGCGGTCCGCTGAGCATTCCGACGCGCGCCCCGCCGCGCCGCAGCCGGAGCCCGCCGTCTGA
- a CDS encoding amino acid ABC transporter permease, whose product MRFLETFFNPAVIAKYTPALIEALFTTIWLSVIIVLSGLLLGAVLACLRAFRVRVLSALIVLFADFFRAIPPLVAILILYFGMPSVGVVLSDWVVLYLVLGLVLAAFSEEIFWAGLTAVHKGQWEAGRATGLSFVRVLVEIAFPQAWRMGIPPLVNRALAITKMTALGSVIGVKEILSVSASAQSFSGSATPLTMAAVAYMIIFIPAVIASRMIERRFHYAT is encoded by the coding sequence ATGCGCTTTCTAGAGACGTTCTTTAACCCCGCGGTGATTGCGAAATACACGCCTGCGCTGATCGAGGCGCTGTTCACGACGATCTGGCTGTCGGTCATCATCGTGCTGAGCGGCCTGTTGCTGGGCGCGGTGCTGGCCTGTCTGCGGGCGTTCCGGGTGCGGGTGCTCTCGGCGCTGATCGTGCTGTTTGCCGATTTTTTCCGCGCCATTCCGCCACTGGTCGCCATCCTGATCCTGTATTTCGGGATGCCCTCGGTCGGCGTGGTACTGTCGGACTGGGTCGTGCTCTACCTCGTGCTGGGGCTGGTTCTGGCGGCCTTCTCGGAGGAGATCTTCTGGGCCGGTCTGACCGCCGTGCACAAGGGACAGTGGGAAGCGGGCCGCGCCACGGGGCTGAGCTTTGTGCGGGTGCTGGTGGAAATCGCGTTTCCACAGGCATGGCGCATGGGCATTCCCCCGCTGGTGAACCGGGCCTTGGCCATCACCAAGATGACGGCGCTGGGATCTGTGATCGGGGTAAAGGAAATCCTGTCGGTGTCCGCCTCCGCGCAAAGTTTCTCTGGCTCCGCCACGCCGCTGACGATGGCGGCGGTGGCCTACATGATCATCTTTATCCCTGCCGTGATCGCGTCGCGCATGATCGAGCGGCGGTTCCACTACGCCACCTGA
- a CDS encoding amino acid ABC transporter permease: MDNFLQAFFDLDVMAQSLPLLLRGALVTLQLCAVVIGLGLAGGLALALAALSPRRWLRWPAVCVIDFFRALPPLVLLIFVYSGLPFAGLDLSPFVAVVIAFLLNNSAYFAEVFRAGINSVPNGQMEAARATGLTGVQAMTHVLLPQAVRNVLPDLLSNTVEVVKLTSLASVVSLSELLYAANMARSVTYNSSPLVLAAILYLLVLWPLVRVISRYQRGLAIH; this comes from the coding sequence ATGGATAATTTCCTGCAAGCCTTCTTCGATCTGGACGTGATGGCACAGTCGCTGCCGCTGTTGCTGCGCGGCGCGCTGGTGACGCTGCAACTTTGCGCGGTGGTGATCGGTCTGGGTCTGGCGGGCGGGCTGGCCTTGGCGCTGGCGGCGCTGTCGCCGCGCCGCTGGCTGCGCTGGCCCGCCGTTTGCGTGATCGACTTCTTCCGCGCGCTGCCGCCGCTGGTCTTGCTGATCTTCGTTTATTCGGGGCTGCCCTTTGCGGGGCTGGACCTGTCGCCCTTCGTGGCGGTGGTGATCGCGTTCCTGCTCAACAACTCCGCCTATTTCGCCGAGGTGTTCCGCGCGGGCATCAACTCCGTTCCCAACGGTCAGATGGAAGCGGCGCGCGCCACCGGGCTGACCGGGGTGCAGGCCATGACGCATGTTCTGCTGCCGCAGGCGGTGCGCAACGTGCTGCCCGATCTGCTGTCCAATACCGTCGAGGTGGTGAAGCTCACCTCGCTGGCTTCCGTCGTGTCGCTGTCGGAGCTGCTCTATGCCGCGAATATGGCGCGGTCAGTCACCTACAATTCCTCGCCGCTGGTTCTGGCGGCGATCCTCTACCTGCTCGTGCTGTGGCCGCTGGTGCGCGTGATCTCGCGCTATCAGCGCGGCCTTGCTATCCACTGA
- a CDS encoding N-carbamoyl-D-amino-acid hydrolase — protein sequence MPTMKIAAAQMGGIQKDETREEVIARMLTLMDEAHAQGVEFLAYPEMTLTTFFPRFYVEDRADFDHWFETEMPNAATQPLFERARSYGMGFTFGYCELTPEGDHFNTAIIVSPEGEIVLKYRKTHLPGHADYEPERTHQHLEKRYFLPGDTGFGVVRSQGVVMGAAICNDRRWPETWRVLGLQGVELVAIGYNTPSQNNLSAEEGPERRLYHHELSVCAGAYQNSTYAIAVAKCGMEDGNHMIGGSIIVDPDGFVIARTEGEGDELIVAEAEFEKCAFGKSTVFNFAAHRRIEHYDLIASQTGVETPE from the coding sequence ATGCCCACCATGAAAATCGCAGCCGCCCAGATGGGCGGCATCCAGAAGGACGAGACCCGCGAAGAGGTCATCGCCCGGATGCTGACCCTGATGGATGAGGCACATGCGCAGGGCGTCGAATTCCTTGCCTATCCTGAAATGACGCTGACCACGTTTTTTCCGCGGTTCTATGTCGAGGATCGCGCCGATTTCGATCACTGGTTCGAAACCGAGATGCCCAATGCCGCGACCCAGCCGCTGTTCGAGCGCGCGCGCAGCTATGGCATGGGCTTCACCTTCGGGTATTGCGAGCTGACGCCCGAGGGCGACCATTTCAACACCGCGATCATCGTCTCCCCCGAGGGCGAGATCGTGCTGAAATACCGCAAGACCCATCTGCCGGGCCATGCCGATTACGAGCCCGAACGCACGCATCAGCATCTGGAAAAGCGCTATTTCTTGCCCGGCGATACCGGCTTTGGCGTGGTGCGCAGCCAAGGCGTGGTGATGGGGGCGGCGATCTGCAATGACCGCCGCTGGCCGGAAACTTGGCGCGTGCTGGGCCTGCAAGGGGTGGAACTGGTTGCGATCGGTTACAACACACCCTCGCAGAACAACCTGTCGGCGGAGGAAGGGCCGGAGCGGCGGCTTTACCATCACGAATTGTCGGTCTGCGCCGGGGCCTATCAGAATTCCACCTATGCCATTGCGGTTGCCAAATGCGGGATGGAGGACGGCAATCACATGATCGGCGGGTCGATCATCGTCGATCCCGACGGCTTCGTCATTGCCCGCACCGAAGGCGAGGGGGACGAGCTGATCGTCGCCGAGGCCGAATTCGAAAAATGCGCCTTTGGCAAATCCACTGTGTTCAACTTCGCCGCGCATCGCCGGATCGAACATTACGACCTGATTGCCAGCCAGACTGGCGTCGAGACCCCGGAATAA
- the hydA gene encoding dihydropyrimidinase — protein sequence MDFDTVIHSGRIATAEDVFTGDIGIKDGRIAALGEKLSGGAERIDAGGRIVVPGGIEAHAHIAQESSAGVMSADDYYSGSVSAAFGGNSAFIPFAAQHRGQSIDEVLDTYDARGQRSVLDYSYHLIISDPSEQVLAEGLPQAFARGITSFKVFMTYDLMNIGDEGMLDILEVARAHGAITMVHAENNAMVKWMNRKLADRGLTAPRYHALSRPELAEAEAIHRAIQLAKLADAPIFIVHVSTEAGADIVRREKFAGAKVFSETCPQYLALTRDDLDRPGMEGAKFVCSPPLRGPETQAALWHHMAQGTFESLSSDHAPYRFDETGKFLNGADAPYPKIANGMPGIAMRLPYLFSEGVMAGRITLERFVALSSTNAAKTFGCTTKGRIAPGMDADIAIWNPEAEWTVTQADQHDNMDYTPFEGMRITGRPETVLSRGAAVIRDGELQATEGQGRFFARAPVDMSGIPAVSGPEFDRACNFDTELR from the coding sequence ATGGACTTCGATACAGTCATCCATTCCGGGCGCATTGCCACTGCCGAGGATGTGTTCACCGGCGATATCGGCATCAAGGACGGGCGCATCGCCGCGCTGGGCGAGAAGCTTTCCGGCGGCGCGGAGCGCATCGACGCGGGCGGGCGCATCGTCGTGCCCGGCGGGATCGAGGCACATGCCCATATCGCGCAGGAAAGCTCCGCCGGGGTGATGAGCGCGGATGATTATTACAGCGGCTCGGTTTCGGCAGCCTTCGGCGGCAACTCCGCCTTCATCCCCTTTGCCGCGCAGCACAGGGGCCAAAGCATCGACGAGGTGCTCGACACCTATGACGCGCGAGGGCAGCGCTCGGTGCTGGATTATTCCTATCACCTCATCATCTCTGACCCGTCCGAACAGGTGCTGGCCGAGGGATTGCCGCAGGCCTTCGCGCGGGGGATCACCTCCTTCAAGGTGTTCATGACCTATGACCTGATGAATATCGGCGACGAAGGGATGCTCGATATTCTTGAGGTGGCCCGGGCGCATGGCGCGATTACCATGGTCCACGCGGAAAACAACGCGATGGTCAAATGGATGAACCGCAAGCTGGCCGATCGCGGGCTGACCGCGCCGCGCTACCACGCCCTGTCGCGCCCGGAACTGGCCGAGGCCGAAGCGATCCACCGCGCGATTCAGCTGGCGAAGCTTGCCGATGCGCCGATCTTCATTGTGCATGTCTCCACCGAAGCGGGGGCGGACATCGTGCGGCGCGAGAAATTCGCGGGCGCCAAGGTGTTTTCCGAAACCTGTCCGCAGTATCTGGCGCTGACCCGTGACGATCTGGACCGGCCCGGCATGGAGGGCGCGAAATTCGTCTGCTCGCCCCCGCTGCGCGGCCCGGAAACGCAGGCCGCATTGTGGCATCACATGGCGCAGGGCACGTTCGAAAGCCTGTCGTCGGATCACGCGCCCTATCGATTTGACGAGACAGGCAAGTTCCTCAACGGCGCGGACGCGCCCTATCCCAAGATCGCCAACGGCATGCCCGGCATCGCCATGCGCTTGCCTTACCTGTTTTCCGAAGGCGTCATGGCCGGGCGGATCACGCTGGAGCGGTTCGTGGCGCTGTCTTCGACCAATGCGGCCAAGACCTTTGGCTGCACGACCAAGGGCCGCATCGCGCCGGGGATGGATGCCGATATCGCGATCTGGAACCCGGAGGCGGAATGGACCGTCACCCAAGCCGACCAGCATGACAACATGGATTACACGCCGTTCGAGGGGATGCGCATCACAGGTCGTCCCGAAACGGTGCTGAGCCGAGGCGCGGCAGTGATCCGTGACGGAGAGTTGCAGGCGACCGAAGGGCAGGGGCGGTTCTTTGCGCGCGCACCCGTCGATATGAGCGGCATCCCGGCGGTGAGCGGGCCGGAATTCGACCGTGCCTGCAATTTCGACACCGAGCTGCGCTGA
- a CDS encoding aspartate/glutamate racemase family protein — MGKIVVVNPNSSAVVTAGIAEALRPFGDHFEVTDLPEGPATIATEEDVARAAIGFAELAQTRPDALAFVTACFSDPGLDLARSLVPQPVIGVQEAGILTALGQADLFGIIALSARSIPRHRRRMRMMGVLDRLAGELPLPDVSAEDSGRDEALYAHLLSLATQLGEMGAGAVVLGCAGMGPVRARLEADTGLAIIDPVTAAGGMALARVIDHLPVAGARA, encoded by the coding sequence ATGGGAAAGATCGTTGTCGTTAATCCGAACTCCTCGGCGGTGGTGACCGCCGGGATCGCGGAGGCCCTGCGCCCGTTCGGTGACCATTTCGAGGTGACGGACCTGCCCGAGGGACCCGCGACCATCGCCACCGAAGAGGACGTCGCTCGCGCGGCGATCGGGTTTGCCGAACTGGCACAGACGCGGCCCGATGCGCTGGCCTTTGTCACGGCGTGCTTTTCCGATCCCGGTCTGGATCTGGCGCGGTCGCTGGTGCCGCAACCGGTGATCGGCGTGCAGGAGGCGGGCATTCTGACGGCGCTGGGGCAGGCGGATCTGTTTGGCATCATCGCGCTCAGCGCACGGTCCATCCCGCGTCACCGGCGTCGGATGCGGATGATGGGCGTGCTGGACCGGCTGGCCGGGGAATTGCCGCTGCCCGATGTCTCGGCCGAGGATTCGGGCCGCGACGAGGCGCTTTATGCGCATCTTCTCAGCCTTGCGACCCAGCTGGGCGAAATGGGCGCAGGCGCGGTGGTGCTGGGCTGTGCCGGGATGGGCCCGGTCCGCGCGCGGCTGGAGGCCGATACCGGGCTTGCCATCATTGATCCCGTCACCGCCGCCGGAGGCATGGCACTGGCGCGGGTGATCGATCATCTGCCCGTGGCGGGTGCCCGCGCGTGA
- a CDS encoding LysR family transcriptional regulator: MSKPQDLPDVSLRLMEIFTAMMRSATTVQAAEQLGISQPAVSAGLRQLETQLGLTLFERTGRRLRPTAEAHDLFGEIHPMFGLIRSFSTRARDLREGRVGRLRVMSTPPLGYSVVPPALRRFLNERPDVTISFDVRRLEPVVDAVQTGQVDAGLVLNAERLDTVNVSVLQRTQMVVLVPADDALAQEDLITPVQIAERDLVGIDIGSQLGRLVARGFELSAAPYRPRIEVRYSQTAAELVTQGLGVAVVDPYSAAPYLARGGVVARPFFPVSEVRASVITRKGVPHVGLLTRFMADLARSMEENPQAPRL; the protein is encoded by the coding sequence GTGAGCAAGCCGCAGGATCTGCCTGATGTATCCTTGCGGTTGATGGAGATCTTTACCGCGATGATGCGCAGCGCCACCACCGTTCAGGCGGCGGAGCAGTTGGGTATTTCACAGCCTGCGGTGTCCGCCGGGTTGCGGCAGTTGGAAACCCAGCTGGGTCTGACCCTGTTTGAGCGCACAGGCCGCCGCCTGCGTCCCACCGCCGAGGCTCATGACCTGTTCGGCGAAATCCACCCGATGTTCGGGTTGATCCGCTCCTTCTCCACGCGGGCGCGGGATCTGCGCGAAGGGCGGGTGGGCCGGTTGCGCGTGATGAGCACGCCGCCGCTGGGATATTCGGTCGTGCCGCCCGCCCTGCGCCGGTTTCTTAACGAACGTCCCGATGTGACGATTTCCTTCGATGTGCGGCGGCTGGAGCCGGTGGTGGACGCGGTGCAGACCGGGCAGGTCGATGCCGGGCTGGTGCTGAATGCCGAACGGCTCGACACCGTCAATGTCAGCGTGCTGCAACGCACCCAGATGGTGGTGCTGGTGCCCGCCGACGATGCGCTGGCGCAAGAGGATCTGATTACGCCGGTGCAGATCGCTGAACGAGATCTGGTCGGCATCGATATCGGCTCCCAACTGGGGCGGTTGGTGGCGCGCGGGTTTGAACTGTCCGCCGCGCCTTACCGCCCCCGGATCGAGGTGCGCTATAGCCAGACTGCCGCCGAACTGGTGACCCAAGGTCTGGGCGTGGCGGTGGTCGATCCCTATTCTGCGGCGCCGTATCTGGCGCGGGGCGGTGTCGTGGCGCGTCCGTTTTTCCCGGTGAGCGAAGTGCGCGCCTCCGTCATCACCCGCAAGGGCGTGCCGCATGTGGGGCTGCTGACCCGTTTCATGGCCGATCTGGCCCGCAGCATGGAAGAAAACCCGCAGGCACCGCGCCTGTGA